From the genome of Romeriopsis navalis LEGE 11480:
GTTGCGTAGATTTTGTCTTTCGTTTCGAGGTCTTTTTTGAGGCTGGTGTTGGCGAATTCGATTGTCCAATGGATATTTTCTGGATAGGGATGATGCTCGTTGTATTCCCAGAAGCGGGGTTCGACGATGGCGATATCGGGTTCGGGTTCGGACTGGTTGTGGTGCAGAGTGATGGGTTTGGCTTCCCGGATTTGGGCACGATTTCCCAGGAGATAACGGAGATATTCAACCGTGATGTCGCCACGGCAGGCGTGGATTTCTCCCTCTGGCGGCATAACAACAATTTCTCCGTTCAATAATTCGACTGGCTGATCTTCAAAGACCCCTGCTTGGACTGCTTGGTGATAGCGATCGATGCTCCACTTGTAGGTGGTGACAGTCATCGGTGTTGCCTCGATGAATTCCGGATTGTGCGCTGCGGATAAAGACTTACTGCTATTTTAGCTTGGAAGTTTGGCGTCTAGCGATCCTGAATATCCCGGATGTGCTCGTTTTTGTCAGTATATTAGACTAATTGCAAGATTATGTTTATTTTTAGGGCTTTTTGGTTATGCGTCAGGATGAGTTATCTGGGGCGGCAGCTGGTGTTGCCGGTAACGCGAAGATCTATGCGGATAATGTCATCCTAAATGCAGAGCGAGGACATGGATTTGCGGCGGAGAAGGCGAACCACCTCAAGGATGTGGTAGCGGGAAAGGATGCCAAGATTGTGGGTGGGGATAATGCGAAGAATGGGGCAGATCGTTTAGTTAATGGCGTCAATATCCAGACGAAGTATTGTAACTCTGGCTCGAAGTGCATTCAGGAATGCTTTGAGCAGGGCAAGTTTCGCTACCTGAATGCGGATGGTTCACCGATGCAGATTGAGGTGCCATCGGATAAATATGAAGCAGCAGTGCAGGCGATGGAAGCCCGGATTAATAAGGGGCAAGTTCCTGGGGTGACTGACCCGGTGAAGGCGCAAGAAATTGTGCGAAAGGGTGGGTTTACTTATCAGCAGGCGCGAAATATTGCGAAGTTTGGGACGATCGAGTCGGTCACCTACGACGCGGTGAATGGGATTCGGGTTGCAGGGACGGCGATGGGCCTGACGGCGGCGATTACGTTTG
Proteins encoded in this window:
- a CDS encoding Uma2 family endonuclease, which codes for MTVTTYKWSIDRYHQAVQAGVFEDQPVELLNGEIVVMPPEGEIHACRGDITVEYLRYLLGNRAQIREAKPITLHHNQSEPEPDIAIVEPRFWEYNEHHPYPENIHWTIEFANTSLKKDLETKDKIYATANIQEYWVINLKATELIVFRDPANGIYQSQQNYSSGSLSPLAFSDISITIDILLGKQRWIPGN